TGCGATCTCCGCCGGGGTCGGCTCTCGGCCGAATTGCTGGGTCAGCATTCGAGCGGTGCGGATCAGCCGGTTGATGGTTTCGACCATGTGGACGGGGATACGGATCGTCCGCGACTGGTCGGCGATTGCGCGGCTGATCGCTTGTCGGATCCACCAAGTGGCGTAGGTGGAAAACTTGAACCCGCGCCGATAGTCGAACTTCGCGACGGCCCGCAGCAGGCCGAGGTTGCCCTCTTGGATGAGGTCGAGCATGGCCATGCCCCGCCCGGCATACCGTTTCGCCACGGAAACGACGAGGCGGAGGTTTGCTTCAATCAGGGTGCGCTCGGCGGCTTCGGCATCGCGATGGATGCGCTCAAAGCGGCGGGCAATCGCCGCTTCTTGGGAGCGGACGAGCGCTCGAATCACCTCCTCCGAGGGAAAGCAGCGTCCCTGATCGGTGAGGGACGGCTCGCTGAGCCAGCCGACGAGCTCAGGGGCGAGGAGATGCAGGTCGATCGAGTAGTGGAGAAACGCTGCTTCAGCGGCGGCTTCCGGGCAGCGAAGCCGGGCAGCGAGCCAGCTCAGGTCGGGCGGGCCGCTTGATGCGAGCAGGTCGCGGAGCGGCTCCCCGTAGACGGCCTCAAGGATGCTGGGCGGCTCCTCGCGCCCGATCATCTCCCACAAGGCGCGGCGGAGCGTTGTGGCACCCGCGATATTGCCGTAGATCGCGAGGTAGACCTCGGTCGGCGTGGCCGGCTTGGAGAGCACTGCCGGCAAGTTCGCCTCGACCTGGCGCAGGCGGCGTCCATCTTCGATCTGGCGGGCCAGCTGCTTCTCTTGGTCGGCGGTGAGCAGGGCAACCCGCCCGATTTCCCGCAGATACATCCGCACAGGGTCGGAGCCGCCCTCTGCCTCGAGGTCGCCGAAATCGATCTCGCCCGGCTGGGGAACGAGGTCAGGAGAGAGGCTGAGTCCGCCGAGCGAGTTCGGGAAGAGCGGGCCGTCAGCGGGTGAGATGCCGAGGTCTTGGAAGTGCAGGGTGACGAACTCGTGGACCTGGTCGCGGCTTTCGGACATCAGCGCTCCTCCTTGAGCTCCCGCGCTTTCCACACGGCGAGCAATCGGCCGGTTTCGTCACCGGCCATCGCGAGGTAGTCGAGATTGTCGGCAGCGGCGGCGCCGAGGATGGTGCGGCGGTGGTAGCGGTCGCGAAGCCGGCGTGCGACCTCCCGCAGCGCCTGGTCGGCGTTCGCTTCGGTGATGCCGTGCAGTGGAAAGGTAGCAAGCCGAACCTTTAATTCGCCAACAGTTTCGTCATCAGCAGTTTGGTTGACGAAGAGCTGCCGTTCGAGCAGGCCCTCGAACAGTTCGGCTGTCAGTCCGGCAGCAGCAGGGTCAAGCGAGGGGAAACGCATCAGAAGCGCCAGCGCATAGTGTTCTAGGGTTCGCTCGGGCGCAAGCTTGAGGGGCGGAGGGGCGGAGGCGCTGCGCAGGGTGGGCCGCGGCGGCGGAGCCTGCTGGGCGAGGAGAACGCGCGGGTCGACGCCGAGATGGCGGGCGAGGCGCTGAAGATAGCGTGCGCGGACAACGGCGTCGGGCACCTGGCGGATCGCCGGCAGCAGCAGGCGGGCGGCGCGCGCGGCCGCCTCGGGGGTCGAGAGATCTGCGCCGTCGAGCACGGCGGCAAAAAGATGCTCGAGGACCGGCTTCGCCTCGGCAACGAGGGCGCGCCACCGCGCGGGCTCGTGGCGGAACAGGTCGTCGGGGTCCATGCCGGCCGGCAGCGCAGCGATGCGCAGGTCGATATCGCTGAGTGCCGAGAAGCGCACAACCCCGCGCCAGTCGACAACCGGGGTGACCACCTCGCCGGCCGCCGCCTGGACTACCGTCAGCCCGCGCAACGTCGCCTCACGGCCAGCGGCATCAGCGTCGAGGGCCAGCACAATCCGCTTGGTCAGCTGCAGCACCTGACGCACCTGCCGCTCGGTGAGGGCGGTGCCAAGCTGGGCAACGACGTTGCGCTCGCCGGCCTGATGAGCACTGATGGCGTCGAAGTAGCCCTCGACGATGACTGCTTGGTCGGCGCGCCGGATCGCTTGGGCGGCGCGGTCGAGGGCGAACAGCGTGCTCCCTTTGCTGAAGAGCGGAGTTTCCGGCGAGTTCAGGTACTTCGGCTGATCGTGGGGGGCGATCGCGCGGGCGCCGAAGGCGATCGTCTTGCCCTCTCGGGAGCGGATCGGAATGATAAGGCGGTTGCGGAACCGGTCGGCGAGCCGCTGCCCATCGTCGCGCTCGACGGCTAAGCCGGCAGTGACAATCTCTTGGGAGGAATAGCCGAGCCCGCGGAGATAGCGCAGCAGCGAATCTCCGCCGCCCGGCGCGTAGCCGAGCCCAAACTCGTCGATAGTTTCTCGCTCAATGCCGCGTTCGGCAAGGTAGGCGCGCGCGGCGGCGCCGGTTGGAGCGGCGAGCCGATCCCGAAAGTAGGCGGCAGCCGCCTCAACGAGCGACTCGAGGCGGCTGCGGCGCTCCTTGGCGACGGGGTCAGCGGACCGCTCGGGCAGCGTCACCCCGGCCCGGGCGGCGAGCTTGCGCAGCGCCTCGCTGAAGCTGAGCCCCTCCTGGCGCATGATGAAGTCGAAGCCGCTGCCATTGGCGCCGCAGCCAAAGCAGTGGAAGCTCCACGTGTCGGGGTAGACGACGAAGGAGGGCGTGCGGTCTTCGTGAAACGGGCAGCGTCCGAGATAGCTCCGTCCAGATTTGCGCAGGCTGACAAACGGCGACACGAGGTCGACGATATCGAGACGGGCTTTGATCTCGTCGATCGCCGTCACAGCCGCGTCTGCCCCTCCCGCGTACTGGGAGAGCTCACCGGTCGCGTTCGTGAGCGCTCAATGCTGCTTGGGCCGCTGCTAGTCGCGCCACGGGAACGCGGAACGGCGAGCAGGAGACATAGTCCAATCCGGCGGCGTGGAAAAAGGCGATGCTGGCCGGGTCGCCGCCGTGCTCGCCGCAGACGCCGAGCTGCAGGTTGGGATTGACCCGGCGTCCTTCTTTAACAGCGAGTGTGATCAGCTTGCCGACCCCCGCTTGATCGAGCTGTTGGAACGGATTGACGGGCAAGATCTTGCGGTTGACATAGTGCATCAAGAACTTGCCCTCGGCATCGTCGCGCGAGATCGCAAGGGTCATCTGCGTCAGGTCGTTTGTCCCGAAGGAGAAGAACTCGGCGTAGGGCGCGATTTCATCCGCGGTCAGCGCCGCGCGCGGCACTTCGATCATGGTGCCGAACTTGTAAGGGATGGTCTGCCGACGCTGCTCCTGCACCTCACGGGCAACCGCTTCGAGCCGGTCCCGCACCACTTTCAGTTCGTTGACGTGGCCGACGAGGGGGATCATGATTTCGGCGCGGACGGGGATGTGCTCGGCGATCAGGTCGGCTGCGGCGTTCAAGATCGCCCGGACCTGCATCGCGTAGATGTCCGGATAGAGGATGCCGAGGCGGCAGCCGCGCAGGCCGAGCATCGGGTTTGCTTCGCGCAGTTCTTCGACCGTCGCGAGCGTTTTCCGCAGTTCGGCCAACTCGTCGGCGGACCCGCCCTCGCGTTCGAGGTGCTCAATCTGGCGCAGCAGGTCTTCATAGCGGGGAAGAAACTCATGGAGCGGCGGATCGAGCAGGCGGATGACGGTCGGTCGGCCGGCCATAACGCGGAAGATGCCGCGGAAGTCGTCGGTCTGCACCCGCTCAAGTTCGTGGAGAGCGTCAAGATAGAGACGAACTGCCTCATGCTCGCGCAGCCTGGCCCGGGCAGCCGCCCGCTCGCTCGGGGGGAGCGCGTCAATCCGGTCGAGCTCGGCTTGCGCGTCGCGGGCGTGGAGGATCATCTGGCGGACGAGGGGAAGCCGCTCCTCTTCGAAGAACATGTGCTCGGTGCGGCAGAGGCCGATCCCCTCAGCGCCGAACTGGACGGCGCGGTCAGCGTCGCGGGGGTAGTCGGCATTGGCCCACACCCCAAGCCGGCGGATCTCATCGGCCCATTCGAGCAGGGTGCGGAGGTCCGTCAGTTCAGCGAACGTTTGGTCGATCGTCGGGATGCGGCCGATGAACACTTCGCCGGTGGTGCCGTCGATTGAGATCTCCTCACCTTCGCGGAAAAGGCGCCCGTCGACGCCGAAGGTGCCCGCTTCGGTATCGACATGCAGCGCCTCGGTGCCGGCAACGCACGGCTTCCCCAGCCCCCGCGCTACCACCGCGGCGTGGCTGGTGGCGCCGCCGCGTGCGGTGAGCACTCCTTCTGCGACGATCATGCCGTGGACGTCGTCAGGGTTTGTCTCGGGGCGGACGAGCACAACGCGCCGGCCGCGGTTCGCCCACTCGACCGCTTTGTCGGCAGAAAGGACAGCGAGGCCGGTCGCTGCGCCTGGCGAGGCGTTCAAGCCGGTGGCGAGCAAGCGGCCTTCGGCGATCGCCGCTGCCTTGGCTTGCTCATCGAAGCGGGGCATCAGCAGCTGGACAACCTGCTCCGGCTCAACGCGCTGCACCGCCTCCTGCTTCGTGATCAGCCCTTCGCCGACCATATCGACCGCCATCTTGACGGCGGCGGCAGCGGTGCGCTTGGCCGCGCGGGTTTGCAGCATGTAGAGCGTGCCGCGCTCGATCGTGAATTCCAAGTCCTGCGCGTCGCGATAGTGCCGCTCGAGCCGCTCCGCAATGTCGACGAGCTGGCGGTAGAGGGCGGGAAATTCTCCTTCCAGTTCGTCGATCCGCTTTGGGGTCCGGATGCCGGCGACGACATCCTCCCCTTGGGCGTTGAAGAGGAGCTCGCCGTACAGCCGGCGCTCGCCGGTGGCAGGGTTTCGCGTGAAGGCGACGCCGCTCCCGCTGTCATCTCCCATGTTGCCGAACACCATGGTCTGGATGTTGACCGCGGTGCCGAGGTCGTGGGGGATCTTGTTGAACTCGCGGTAGGCGACTGCTCGCGGGTTGTTCCAAGAGTGGAAGACCGCTTCGATCGCAAGCCGCAGCTGCTCGAATGGGTCGCGGGGGAACTCTTTGCCGGTGACCTCGCGGACACAGGCGAGATAGCGCTCAGCGACGTCGCGGAGAGCATCGGCCGTCAAGTCCGTGTCGAGCGCGGCTCCCCGCTCGCGCTTCACTTCCTCGAGGATCGCTTCGAACCGCTCGGCGGGGATGTCGAGAACGACCTTGCCGAACATCTGGAGGAAGCGTCGCCAGGCGTCGTAGCCGAAGCGAGGGTTGCCGGTGAGAGCGATCAGTCCCTGCAGGGTCTCTTCGTTCAGCCCGAGATTGAGGACGGTGTCCATCATCCCGGGCATTGAGAACTTCGCGCCCGAGCGGACGGAGAGGAGCAGCGGATTGGCGGGGTCGCCGAAGCGCTTGCCGGTCGCCTGCTCAATCGCGTGAAGTGCTTCAAGGGTCTGCTCCCACATCCCGGGCGGGAAGACGCCGCCGGCGTTGGTGTAGGCGACGCAGGCGCTCGTGGTGATCGTAAAGCCGGGAGGGACGGGAAGCCCGGCGTTGGTCATCTCGGCGAGACCGGCGCCTTTGCCGCCGAGCAGGTCGCGCATTGAAGCGTTGCCTTCGTGGAAGAGGTAGACCCACTTCGTTCCGGTGGCAGCGCTGACCATCGAAGAGCCTCCGTTGGTTCGTGTCCGACCTCTGCGTCGAACGGTTTGGCACAAGCGAGGGCACCGGCGAGAAGCCCGCCGGCTTCGCCAGTATACCATAGTGCCTATCGTTCACGGCCGGTCCGCCGCGTGTCTTGCGCGGCTGTCGTTCTCCCGACGAGAGCGCGGCGCGCTCCGAGGAGGCGCGCCGGCGACCGCGTCGCTCCGCGGCCTCGACCCGTGTCCGTCTTCTTCCCACTGCAGGGCTTCCTCCGGCTGCGTGGCGGCGCAGACCGACGAGGCGGGGCAGCAGGGGTCGCTGACACGGCGGCAAGCTCCTCGTACAGACGGCCAGTCCTTCTCGACAGGAAGCGCAGGAGAGACGCAGCGCCCAAACAACGGCGGCGATGAGGAGGGGCGCCCACGCGCGATCGCGCCGAAGGAGCGTCGCTCCCTGCGGCGGCTGCGGCGTCGGCCCGCAGCCTCGTCACGCCGAGCGGCGGCATCCTCGTCGCGCATTGCCGTCGCAGCCCGCGTACCAGCAGAACACCCGAGAGCGAGGAACAAGAGGCGCGGGGGACCGCAGCTGCCGGCAGCGCGCGGAGGCGGCCGCGGCGCTGCCAGAAGCGGCAATGACGGAGATGATGCCGAGCCGCTTGCGTCGCGGGTCCGCTCTGAACCCGCTGGGCGGCAGCGCGCGATCGGCCCGCCGCTGTCGCGCCCGGCGAGAGCGCCGATGAGCAGGGGCGGCGTTGCGGACCGGCACTTCTCAGCCGCCGCGCGCTCCCCCATGCGCTTCGAGCGCCGGCGCCGCTCTCCCAAACCGAGTCGGAAGGGCGTGATGCTGACAAGATGCTGACAAGAGGAAGGCGGACATCGCTCTGCTCGCGGCAGGGCGAGGCGTCGCGGTATGAGCGTGGGGTTGGGCACGGCGCTGCCGGCCAGCGGCGTGCGGAGCTGCCAGTCCGCTCCCGCGGTATCGGCGCCGGCGCGTGGCGGCGATGACACGCCTCCGGCGCACGCGCCGGTCGGCGCGCGCTCGCCGCAGCGGGGCTGGATCGGCGAGCGCGCTGCCCGGCGGAATGGTTAGCGTGCGTGCCAGCGCCCGCGCAGGCGCTGAGGCAGGGAGCTCTCACCCTCCCGCGCGAATAGGGCGGTATGAACGACGACGTCGTCCCAGATGAGCGCTGCGCCGACGAGGTCATTCCCGTTCAGGCGCACGTCGTGGCCGAGCCCCGGCGAGGCGAAGACGAGGTGCTCAGCGGTGAGCGCGCGCTGGAGGAGCTGCCGGACGGCGTCCGGTGACGGTTCGGCCGGTTGCGCTTCCAGCGCTTCGAGCGCATACGAGCGCACCAGCCGGTTCCAGTAGGCCTTAAGCGTGGCGGAGTGATCGAAGATATCGGCGCACAGAGCCTTCCCGCCCACGAGCGCCGCCACCCCGACTGGGCCGTCCTCGGGACAGCGCAGCTGCTCTTGGGCATTCCGCACCTCTGCCTCGCGGGCGACATAGGAGTCGCGCATCGCGTTGGTAGCGGAGCGCGCGCCGAGGCGGTGCTGCCGCTCGGCGATGTCGGCCCAGACCTCGCCTTGGTCGGCGATCGGCTGTCCGCGCAAGGCGTACGATGCGGTCACGTGATCGAACTTCCCACGGCGCAGGCGAGGGTACGCCGTCTCTCCCGGCTCGAAGACCGGCCGCGTTTCACGCCAGCGGCCGCGCTCGACGCAGCTCACCGGCAGCGTGAAGGTGGATCGAGCGGGGACAAGCAGCGTCGTGTTGACGATCCGGTTCTGCAGGCCGCCCACCAACTCCTCGCCGTCGAGGATGAACACGGGCAGCGGCCCTCGATTCGTCAGCGCGAGCGTCGGCACCCTCGCCGCTTTCGCCTCAGACACCGTCACCAGACCAGCCGCAATCGCCTCTGCAAGCGTCTGGTAGCGCGCGGTTTCTCCCGGTTCGGGTGAGTAGAGAGGAACAAGGGTGAGCCCTTTGTGCGCTAGCGGGGTGCCGAACTGGAGCCCGTTCAGCCACGCCGCGAGCAGTTCGATCATGCGAGAAGTAGGTTGCTTTTGTTCTTCCATCGTTGTGTCTCCCATTGTATTGGAGAACTATTATAGTTCGACTATTCGAAGAACCGCTAGGTGTTCATTCGTCTTGGGTGGTGCCGGCAGGAACGCCTGTCTCTGCGAGTCCGTCGCTGGGTGGCTAGCTCCACGGCCGTCTGCGGCGGCGCCGATGGCTATTTCGCCGCAAGCGGCGGAGGTTGCGATTGCGGTAGGCGGTGAGGACCGTTCCCTCTGCGGTCGCAACGATGTGGATCCCTTCGAACGGCCGGAGATCGATGCCGCGGTCGCGCCAGCGCCGCACCTCGCGCTGCCCGACGACGAAGACCCGCGCGCCAAGCACCCAAACCGCACGACCGTACGTCATCACCGTTCTAACGGCGTCAAACGGAATGCGGCGGCCGTTCAGCCGGCGGAGGGCGTGGTTGGTAAGCACGACCTGCTCGAGCGGGAGCGTCTGCATAGAGCACCTCCTCGTTCTTTGCGACAGTTCGCGCGTGCGGGCACAGCCAGCCTGTCGCGATGCCCCCCTGCCGCGACGGGCTGGCCTGCGGCGCGACTGCCTGCTCACTTCGGCGCTTCACGCTGTGCCCTCTCGGTATTTCTTCCGCGCTTCTTGGCGTTCTGCGACTCCAGTCCGTCGCCGCAGTTCACGGTCGAGACATTCCTCCCCTTATTTCTTCCGCGCCTCTTGGCGTTCTGCGACTGCAAATGAGAGGCGCCGTGCGAGGAGGGTGCTGAGCAGTTCCACGGTGACGGAAGATGCAGGCGGCACCCAAGCCGGACGCGCACTGAGGCGAACAGCGCAGGCAGGGAAGAGACGGCGGGTGGAAGTGAATGATTCAGAGAAAATCGACGCC
Above is a window of Dehalococcoidia bacterium DNA encoding:
- a CDS encoding DUF4258 domain-containing protein, which gives rise to MQTLPLEQVVLTNHALRRLNGRRIPFDAVRTVMTYGRAVWVLGARVFVVGQREVRRWRDRGIDLRPFEGIHIVATAEGTVLTAYRNRNLRRLRRNSHRRRRRRPWS
- the dnaG gene encoding DNA primase; translated protein: MTAIDEIKARLDIVDLVSPFVSLRKSGRSYLGRCPFHEDRTPSFVVYPDTWSFHCFGCGANGSGFDFIMRQEGLSFSEALRKLAARAGVTLPERSADPVAKERRSRLESLVEAAAAYFRDRLAAPTGAAARAYLAERGIERETIDEFGLGYAPGGGDSLLRYLRGLGYSSQEIVTAGLAVERDDGQRLADRFRNRLIIPIRSREGKTIAFGARAIAPHDQPKYLNSPETPLFSKGSTLFALDRAAQAIRRADQAVIVEGYFDAISAHQAGERNVVAQLGTALTERQVRQVLQLTKRIVLALDADAAGREATLRGLTVVQAAAGEVVTPVVDWRGVVRFSALSDIDLRIAALPAGMDPDDLFRHEPARWRALVAEAKPVLEHLFAAVLDGADLSTPEAAARAARLLLPAIRQVPDAVVRARYLQRLARHLGVDPRVLLAQQAPPPRPTLRSASAPPPLKLAPERTLEHYALALLMRFPSLDPAAAGLTAELFEGLLERQLFVNQTADDETVGELKVRLATFPLHGITEANADQALREVARRLRDRYHRRTILGAAAADNLDYLAMAGDETGRLLAVWKARELKEER
- the rpoD gene encoding RNA polymerase sigma factor RpoD, translated to MSESRDQVHEFVTLHFQDLGISPADGPLFPNSLGGLSLSPDLVPQPGEIDFGDLEAEGGSDPVRMYLREIGRVALLTADQEKQLARQIEDGRRLRQVEANLPAVLSKPATPTEVYLAIYGNIAGATTLRRALWEMIGREEPPSILEAVYGEPLRDLLASSGPPDLSWLAARLRCPEAAAEAAFLHYSIDLHLLAPELVGWLSEPSLTDQGRCFPSEEVIRALVRSQEAAIARRFERIHRDAEAAERTLIEANLRLVVSVAKRYAGRGMAMLDLIQEGNLGLLRAVAKFDYRRGFKFSTYATWWIRQAISRAIADQSRTIRIPVHMVETINRLIRTARMLTQQFGREPTPAEIAEELELPVERVHEILKAAQLPISLETPIGEDDDSHLGDFIEDQSVVAPPEAVTAQLLKEQVDGALKTLPPRERKVLRLRYGLEDGRARTLEEVGREFGVTRERIRQIEAKALRKLRAPSRSKRLRAYLD
- the ppdK gene encoding pyruvate, phosphate dikinase, which gives rise to MVSAATGTKWVYLFHEGNASMRDLLGGKGAGLAEMTNAGLPVPPGFTITTSACVAYTNAGGVFPPGMWEQTLEALHAIEQATGKRFGDPANPLLLSVRSGAKFSMPGMMDTVLNLGLNEETLQGLIALTGNPRFGYDAWRRFLQMFGKVVLDIPAERFEAILEEVKRERGAALDTDLTADALRDVAERYLACVREVTGKEFPRDPFEQLRLAIEAVFHSWNNPRAVAYREFNKIPHDLGTAVNIQTMVFGNMGDDSGSGVAFTRNPATGERRLYGELLFNAQGEDVVAGIRTPKRIDELEGEFPALYRQLVDIAERLERHYRDAQDLEFTIERGTLYMLQTRAAKRTAAAAVKMAVDMVGEGLITKQEAVQRVEPEQVVQLLMPRFDEQAKAAAIAEGRLLATGLNASPGAATGLAVLSADKAVEWANRGRRVVLVRPETNPDDVHGMIVAEGVLTARGGATSHAAVVARGLGKPCVAGTEALHVDTEAGTFGVDGRLFREGEEISIDGTTGEVFIGRIPTIDQTFAELTDLRTLLEWADEIRRLGVWANADYPRDADRAVQFGAEGIGLCRTEHMFFEEERLPLVRQMILHARDAQAELDRIDALPPSERAAARARLREHEAVRLYLDALHELERVQTDDFRGIFRVMAGRPTVIRLLDPPLHEFLPRYEDLLRQIEHLEREGGSADELAELRKTLATVEELREANPMLGLRGCRLGILYPDIYAMQVRAILNAAADLIAEHIPVRAEIMIPLVGHVNELKVVRDRLEAVAREVQEQRRQTIPYKFGTMIEVPRAALTADEIAPYAEFFSFGTNDLTQMTLAISRDDAEGKFLMHYVNRKILPVNPFQQLDQAGVGKLITLAVKEGRRVNPNLQLGVCGEHGGDPASIAFFHAAGLDYVSCSPFRVPVARLAAAQAALSAHERDR